The Deltaproteobacteria bacterium genome contains a region encoding:
- a CDS encoding helix-turn-helix transcriptional regulator, whose protein sequence is MDDSKDPLKNKDEFTLILRKRLKTELDYQSMTAADLARKTSVPKQVISDWLAGVMPRRLDHLKRVAHALSLTIDELCFGGGQNGQNGSVGVVGLERMIGAGEDRDGIVGRYEVVVQRIR, encoded by the coding sequence ATGGATGATTCTAAGGACCCTTTAAAAAACAAAGACGAATTTACACTCATCCTGCGCAAGCGTCTTAAGACGGAGCTAGACTACCAATCGATGACGGCTGCAGACCTAGCGCGCAAGACCTCCGTCCCTAAGCAAGTAATCTCCGACTGGCTGGCCGGGGTGATGCCGCGACGCCTCGATCATTTGAAGCGCGTGGCTCATGCCTTGTCGCTGACGATTGACGAGCTTTGCTTTGGGGGTGGGCAGAATGGGCAGAATGGGTCAGTTGGGGTGGTGGGACTTGAGAGGATGATAGGTGCGGGGGAGGATAGGGACGGGATCGTGGGGAGGTATGAGGTGGTGGTGCAGAGGATTAGGTGA